A single window of Bombyx mori chromosome 9, ASM3026992v2 DNA harbors:
- the LOC119628939 gene encoding uncharacterized protein LOC119628939: MEMQSQNAELKDSITNSIMEKMDEKLIPIIEENKNLKTKVEKLEKEIDYLKRAEKNDNIIVFGLEENEKSSYELLQKLKQTFNQDLNIKIEEYDINKIYRLGKRKRESNKPRPVLCSFISNWKKTEIIKSKKNLKTIYIAEDYSKDVLEKRKELQAKLIEERQKGNIAYLKYDKLIVKENNYSQEKRKREISASPSSDNNQPKKQQTVNTIKTNRSNAFDLMRYRSSSLSNMPNTNKNQ; encoded by the coding sequence atggagATGCAAAGTCAAAATGCTGAATTGAAGGACTCTATAACAAATAGTATTATGGAAAAGATGGATGAGAAACTAATCCCTATTATAGAAGAAAATAAGAACTTGAAAACTAAAGTAGAAAAACTGGAAAAAGAAATAGATTATCTCAAGAGGGCTGAGAAAAAcgataatattatagtattcgGCTTAGAAGAAAACGAAAAATCCTCTTATGAATTATTACAAAAACTCAAACAAACCTTCAACCAagatttgaatattaaaatagaaGAATACGATATCAACAAAATTTATCGcttaggaaaaagaaagagagagagcaACAAACCGAGACCGGTACTGTGTTCGTTTATAAGCAACTGGAAAAAGACCGAAATCATCAAAAGTAAAAAGAACCTAAAAACTATATACATTGCGGAGGACTACTCGAAGGATGTgttagaaaaaagaaaagagcTGCAAGCCAAGTTAATTGAAGAGAGACAAAAAGGCAATATAGCATACCTAAAATATGATAAATTGATTGTTAAAGAGAATAACTACAGCCaagaaaaaaggaaaagggaAATATCCGCTTCACCTTCTTCAGATAATAATCAACCAAAAAAGCAACAAACCGTAAACACAATAAAGACAAACAGGTCAAATGCTTTTGATTTAATGCGATATAGATCCAGCTCCCTTTCGAACATGcctaatactaataaaaaccaATAG